Proteins co-encoded in one Plasmodium sp. gorilla clade G2 genome assembly, chromosome: 9 genomic window:
- a CDS encoding flavodoxin-like protein, with amino-acid sequence MLMRWNKISRYTLLSGMIISFGLFYKSKNFNLLRTLISKLSNLFPVFIKNNFLNNEIKNSVKIYFGSQSGTAEEFAKELKANLNDLFHIQANIIDLEYFNKEEIKSFGIRIFIVATYGDGEPTDNAVEFFKWLKSLNNDNDYFRNTKYSIMGLGSKQYKHFNKIAKKLDTFLLNFKAHRISETIYGDDDDNIYHDFEVWKNKFFLQLPKLLNMKNIPVYVPKEDIIELISWTDMSEIKLDIQYCDHIIEEDNNKKENNIIGTENIINENFTNNQQLLNNEQNKLTINNNLKHISTDIIGKFYFNHLTGKVISNKNLLKNVDLSNNGDKVNHINISIDENIIYKAADNLSILTKNTNEVINWWLKRLNIDDKEKTKKFIFINRNKLRDNSSVMNDQKDEVKNKIYNNNVNKGNNKKNNDDNSDNNINSNNNYNDNDDDIYVPFPTPCSVEDALSYYCDLTTIPRLNILKKFKCFIKDIEELKMFNFILSNNQRNTFFNICKECDMTFIEFVDMFMQSAVFELSPFLQLIPRNTPKSYTISSSPKESKDILSLTVKKKQYCIHSLRRALKNFKKNDMFPKLSEQKLRDLCSRRWFKGSSSYYLTEELNVNDIVKFNIKSSKFVLPENIQSSHIIMIATGTGIAPFKAFLSEFIYYDQQIVKDNFVRKGKRILFYGCRKREIDFLYEMEIMDALEKKHIDETYFAFSRDQESKIYVQDLILQNKELVWNLLQKGAYIYVCGNSNMSKDVNKTINSLPLHFKQNDKKFTKKLKKSGRYIHEMW; translated from the coding sequence ATGCTCATGAGGTGGAATAAAATATCACGATATACCCTATTAAGTGGTATGATAATTTCCTTTGGGTTATTCTACAAATCAAAGAATTTCAATTTATTGAGAACATTAATTAGTAAGCTAAGTAATTTGTTCcctgtttttataaaaaataactttttaaataatgaaattaagaatagtgtaaaaatatattttggtAGTCAAAGTGGGACAGCAGAAGAATTTgcaaaagaattaaaagcTAACTTGAAtgatttatttcatatacaAGCAAATATTATCGATttagaatattttaataaagaagaaataaaatctTTTGGAATCCGTATATTTATTGTTGCAACTTATGGAGATGGAGAACCAACTGATAATGCTgttgaattttttaaatggtTAAAAagtttaaataatgataatgattatTTTAGAAATACGAAATATTCCATTATGGGTTTAGGTAGCAAacaatataaacattttaataaaatagcTAAAAAACTTGAtacttttcttttaaattttaaagcTCATCGAATTAGTGAAACTATTTATggtgatgatgatgataatatatatcatgatTTTGAAGTatggaaaaataaattttttttgcaACTtccaaaattattaaatatgaaaaatatacctGTTTATGTACCCAAAGAAGATATTATTGAATTGATATCTTGGACAGACATGTCAGAAATTAAATTAGATATACAATATTGTGATCATATAATagaagaagataataataaaaaagaaaataatataataggaacagaaaatattataaatgaaaattttacAAATAATCAGCAATTATTGAATAATGAACAAAACAAACTaactattaataataatttaaaacatataagtACTGATATAATAGggaaattttattttaatcatCTAACAGGAAAAGTTATATccaataaaaatttattaaaaaatgtagatTTATCTAATAACGGAGATAAAGTTAATCATATCAATATTAGTATTGATGaaaacattatttataaagCTGCAGATAATTTATCCattttaacaaaaaatacaaaCGAGGTCATCAACTGGTGGTTAAAACGATTAAATATAGATGATAAagagaaaacaaaaaaattcatttttataaatagaaataaattaaGAGATAATTCATCTGTTATGAATGATCAAAAGGATgaagtaaaaaataaaatatataacaataatgttaataaagggaataataaaaagaataatgatgataatagtgataataatatcaatagtaataataattataatgataatgatgatgatatatatgtaccCTTTCCAACACCATGTAGTGTTGAAGATgcattatcatattattgtGATCTAACAACCATTCCAAGattgaatattttaaaaaagtttaaatgttttattaaagATATAGAAGAACTTAAAATGTTTAACTTTATTTTATCTAATAATCAAAGGAATACATTCTTTAACATATGTAAAGAATGTGATATGACATTTATAGAATTTGTTGATATGTTCATGCAAAGTGCTGTATTTGAATTATCTCCATTTTTACAATTAATACCTAGGAATACTCCTAAAAGTTATACAATTTCTTCTTCTCCAAAAGAatcaaaagatatattatcattaactGTTAAGAAGAAACAATATTGTATACATTCTCTTAGAAGagcattaaaaaattttaaaaaaaatgatatgttTCCAAAATTAAGTGAACAAAAATTACGAGATCTTTGTAGCAGAAGATGGTTTAAAGGATCATCTTCTTACTATCTAACAGAAGAATTAAATGTAAACGATATAGTTAAATTCAATATAAAATCTTCCAAATTTGTTCTCCCAGAAAATATTCAATCAtctcatattattatgattgcTACAGGTACTGGAATTGCACCTTTTAAAGCTTTCCTCAGCgagtttatatattatgatcaaCAAATTGTAAAAGATAATTTTgtaagaaaaggaaaaagaatattattttatggaTGTAGAAAAAGAGAAATAGACTTCCTGTACGAAATGGAAATTATGGATGCTCTTGAGAAGAAACATATTGATGAAACATACTTTGCATTTTCAAGAGATCAAGaaagtaaaatatatgtcCAGGATTTAATTCTTCAAAATAAGGAACTTGTATGGAATTTATTACAAAAGGGtgcatatatttatgtttgtGGAAATAGTAATATGAGTAAAGACGTAAACAAAACTATTAATAGTTTGCCTCTCCATTttaaacaaaatgataaaaaatttacGAAAAAGTTAAAGAAATCTGGACGATATATCCATGAGATGTGGTAA
- a CDS encoding cyclin-dependent kinases regulatory subunit, putative translates to MNEQKRASLNLSKNNKYNYDNKNNYSYNTTNKTNQGISKKRNSHNKKHVPTIKEHHNNKNNNINNNKKNNNNNNNNNNNNKSNNNNNNNNNNNNNNNNNNNNNNNNNNNNNNNKCVNNNNSVNNKNNNVSDKNQNNNNIKVNKRNSISKSLNKRHNNNNNNNRNNSNNNNNNNNNNSNNNNNNNNNNNNNNNNNNNSNNNDDYYSILEELANLEKPKFRSVQESMDENLNLEFLKSSSENYTYKITSRGPVCYSALYRDNKYVYRHIILSDNVRQYAENKVRKTNAYLTEQCIVNELQIDIGKGWKHFMIYDGKLRELILRKNLTNEDKLRMAVHMQKNH, encoded by the exons atgaatgaacAAAAACGGGCATCATTAAACctatcaaaaaataataagtataattatgataataaaaataattatagttATAATACAACTAATAAGACTAATCAAGGTATATCTAAAAAACGAAATAGTCATAATAAGAAACATGTCCCTACGATAAAAGAGCAccacaataataaaaataataatattaataataataaaaaaaataacaacaacaataataataataataataataataaaagtaataataataataacaataataataataataataataataataataataataacaataataataataataataataataataacaataataataaatgtgttaataacaacaatagtgtaaataataaaaataataatgtaagtgataaaaatcaaaataataataatattaaggtTAATAAGAGAAATAGTATTTCGAAAAGCCTAAATAAGAGgcacaacaataataataataataatagaaataatagtaacaacaacaacaataataataataataatagtaacaataataataacaataacaataacaacaacaataacaacaataataataataatagtaacaataatgatgattattattCTATTCTTGAAGAGCTAGCTAATTTAGAAAAGCCCAAATTTAGATCAGTTCAAGAAAGTATGgatgaaaatttaaatttagaatttttaaaatcatCTAGCGAAAATTATACCTATAAAATAACGTCTAGGg gACCGGTATGCTACTCAGCATTGTATAGAGATAACAAATATGTATATcgacatataatattaagtgATAATGTTAGACAATATGCAGAAAATAAGGTAAGAAAAACAAACGCATATCTTACTGAACAATGTATTGTAAACGAATTACAAATTGACATAGGAAAAGGATGGAAACATTTTATGATATATGATGGAAAATTAAGAGAACTAATTTTGAGAAAAAATTTAACAAATGAAGATAAATTAAGAATGGCTGTTCATATGCAGAAAAATCATTAA
- a CDS encoding perforin-like protein 3: MTFIRGSFIFLYILIIIINTIYQNLFDNINNVSMISKFFSSNIFVSTKGHGYIENTVENIPQIENSKIINILQHDEIINKVNHNTNYTDTLYRQNNQKSKKNIKIKSPQRKNHPKLVRVKNNINFNEIKNDHETNSNDSLFKTEEISEKKECKGSAKNCIRGNVKSLINVMKGMEINKNEKDNSDLDKEVNIYDDEHHTVIVFDGTDENKDLYNKYKKIKKNTNGMDSIVIQGTEYLGVGYDFIFGNPIGDPFLKVDPGYRDSIIKLTYPKSDEDYPDNYMNINPNGSFVRNEISCNRSEKESEISTMSEYTKELSVDASIGASYGLFGSFSASTGYKSVSNTISKNKFRMFMLKSYCFKYVASLSQYSQWKLTDQFVRAISLLPSHFNSLEKDGTYCTDEEFRDNRKSEKCGKSVTAWMYFFKNFGTHVSTLLHLGGKITQQVKISKNDYKAMTESGLSVSASVSAGFGLFKVKGSTNTESNESSNDESSASSLEKETVIIGGTTIFDPNDPNNFEKWAESITENPMPIKGEYEPLSRILPTRLSKIYEEALRFYISVNVPSNFGQITDNEIRQYNIKEELMKATMVHSSGTGLVVVECEEKQNFLLGFSLSIPNDLSNLKDFYLNSCDEDSDKCYSKMSDNVYSYIFAMCKEEMIPFFEQKVKSGVGLLTLECSEKNQVILFGFGISVLNTNDPISISLYPCKYGKASCSMQGSTDQSAVGLWIVCAHEESLNSKFSVYIRKMFEENVSGKKKKHMDICPEKVLFNLIFEFTKTSIKKRNGGCFTVNDKCPKDFHVCSEKKDRKSFNYYSLSVY, encoded by the coding sequence ATGACTTTCATTAGAGGCTCATTTATATTCCTGTACATtttaattatcattataaatactatatatcaaaatttatttgataatattaacaatGTATCTATGATTTCAAAATTTTTCTCTTCTAATATTTTCGTTTCTACCAAAGGACATGGTTACATCGAAAATACTGTGGAAAATATTCCACAGATTGAAAATAGTaaaatcataaatatattacagcACGATGAAATTATCAACAAAGTGAATCATAATACTAATTATACGGATACATTATATAGACAAAATAACCAAAAGAGTAAGAagaacataaaaattaaatcacCACAAAGAAAAAATCACCCCAAACTTGTTAGAGTAAAGAATAACATAAATTTCaacgaaataaaaaatgatcatGAAACGAACTCTAATGATAGCTTATTTAAGACAGAAGAAATATCTGAAAAAAAAGAGTGTAAGGGGAGCGCTAAAAATTGCATTAGAGGAAATGTTAAAAGTCTGATTAATGTAATGAAAGGTATGGAAATTAATAAGAACGAAAAAGATAATTCAGACTTAGATAAAGAAgtgaatatatatgatgatgaaCATCATACTGTAATTGTATTTGACGGTacagatgaaaataaagatttatataataagtaCAAAAAGATTAAGAAAAATACGAATGGTATGGATTCAATAGTTATACAAGGTACAGAATATTTAGGTGTAGGTtatgattttatatttgGGAACCCAATAGGTGACCCATTTTTAAAAGTAGATCCTGGTTATAGAGATTcgataataaaattaacttATCCTAAATCAGATGAAGATTATCctgataattatatgaatataaatccGAATGGTTCCTTTGTGAGGAATGAAATATCTTGTAATAGATCAGAAAAAGAAAGTGAAATAAGTACTATGAGTGAATATACAAAAGAACTTTCTGTAGATGCATCTATAGGTGCTTCTTATGGATTATTTGGATCTTTTTCTGCATCTACTGGTTATAAGAGTGTATCAAATACTATATCTAAAAATAAGTTTCGAATGTTCATGTTGAAGAGTTATTGTTTTAAATACGTTGCTTCTTTATCTCAGTATTCTCAATGGAAACTAACTGATCAGTTTGTGAGGGCTATTTCTTTATTACCATCTCATTTTAATTCTCTAGAAAAGGATGGAACGTATTGTACAGATGAAGAATTCCGAGATAATCGCAAGAGCGAAAAATGTGGGAAGAGTGTCACAGCATGGAtgtattttttcaaaaattttGGGACTCATGTTTCTACTCTTTTACATTTAGGTGGGAAAATAACACAACAGGTAAAGATATcaaaaaatgattataaagCAATGACTGAAAGTGGTTTATCCGTTTCAGCTAGTGTGTCAGCAGGATTTGGTTTGTTTAAAGTAAAGGGTTCTACAAATACGGAATCGAATGAATCTAGTAATGATGAATCATCTGCTTCCAGTTTAGAAAAAGAAACGGTAATAATAGGAGGAACAACAATTTTTGACCCCAATGACCCGAATAATTTTGAAAAGTGGGCAGAAAGTATAACCGAGAATCCAATGCCTATCAAAGGAGAATATGAGCCTTTATCTAGGATATTACCTACCCGTTTATCAAAGATATATGAAGAAGCTTTacgtttttatatatctgtAAATGTACCATCAAATTTTGGTCAGATAACAGATAATGAAATAagacaatataatataaaagaagagTTAATGAAAGCAACAATGGTTCATTCTAGTGGGACTGGTTTAGTTGTCGTTGAATGTGAAGAGAAACAAAACTTCCTTTTAGGTTTTTCATTATCTATACCTAATGATTTATCAAATTTAAaagatttttatttaaattcatGTGACGAAGACTCGGATAAATGTTATTCCAAAATGAGTGATAATGTATACAGTTATATATTTGCCATGTGTAAAGAAGAAATGATACCATTTTTTGAACAAAAGGTAAAATCAGGTGTTGGTTTATTAACATTGGAATGTTCAGAAAAGAATCAGGTAATCTTATTTGGTTTTGGAATAAGTGTTTTAAATACAAATGATCCAATatctatatctttatatCCTTGTAAATATGGTAAGGCCTCTTGTTCTATGCAAGGTTCCACTGATCAATCGGCTGTTGGTTTATGGATAGTATGTGCTCATGAAGAATCATTAAATTCGAAATTTTctgtatatataagaaaaatgtttgaagaaaatgtttctggaaaaaaaaagaaacatatgGATATATGTCCAGAAAAGGTtctatttaatttaatatttgaatTTACAAAGACGTCAATTAAAAAACGTAATGGTGGATGTTTTACAGTAAATGATAAATGCCCAAAGGATTTTCATGTATGTTCAGAAAAGAAGGACAGAAAatcttttaattattattcattgtcggtatattaa
- a CDS encoding thioredoxin reductase, producing the protein MNNVITFIGNSSNKYFQINQLHFIRIINKNIHSKNNLFFSNSSYHFLNNKYLIYNTFQHKNKLSSIYSKFYSSIKNMCNDKNEKKNYEHVNANEKNGYLASEKNELTKNEVEEHTYDYDYVVIGGGPGGMASAKEAAAHGARVLLFDYVKPSSQGTKWGIGGTCVNVGCVPKKLMHYAGHMGSIFKLDSKAYGWKFDNLKHDWKKLVTTVQSHIRSLNFSYMTGLRSSKVKYINGLAKLKDKNTVSYYLKGDLSKEETVTGKYILIATGCRPHIPDDVEGAKELSITSDDIFSLKKDPGKTLVVGASYVALECSGFLNSLGYDVTVAVRSIVLRGFDQQCAVKVKLYMEEQGVMFKNGILPKKLTKMDDKILVEFSDKTSELYDTVLYAIGRKGDIDGLNLESLNMKVNKSNNKIIADNLSCTNIPSIFAVGDVAENVPELAPVAIKAGEILARRLFKNSDEIMDYSYIPTSIYTPIEYGACGYSEEKAYELYGKSNVEVFLQEFNNLEISAVHRQKHIRAQKDEYDLDVSSTCLAKLVCLKNEDNRVIGFHYVGPNAGEVTQGMALALRLNVKKKDFDNCIGIHPTDAESFMNLFVTISSGLSYAAKGGCGGGKCG; encoded by the coding sequence atgaacaatGTAATTACTTTCATTGGAAATtcatcaaataaatatttccaAATTAATCAACTTCATTTTATTAGGATcatcaataaaaatatacattctAAGAATAATCTTTTTTTCTCTAATTCatcttatcattttttaaataataaatatttaatatataacacatttcaacataaaaataaactatCCTCCATATATTCCAAATTTTACTCTTCCATTAAAAACATGTGTAACGataaaaacgaaaaaaaaaattatgaacatgTTAATgcgaatgaaaaaaatggcTACCTAGCTAGCGAAAAAAACGAACTCACCAAAAATGAGGTAGAGGAACATACATATGATTATGATTATGTTGTAATAGGAGGAGGTCCAGGTGGAATGGCTTCAGCAAAAGAAGCTGCAGCACATGGTGCTCGAGTTTTATTGTTTGATTATGTAAAGCCAAGTAGTCAAGGAACAAAATGGGGTATAGGTGGAACGTGTGTGAATGTAGGATGTGtaccaaaaaaattaatgcaCTATGCAGGTCATATGGGgagtatatttaaattagaTTCGAAAGCATATGGATGGAAATTTGACAATTTAAAACATGATTGGAAGAAATTAGTTACAACTGTACAATCTCATATACGTTCATTAAATTTTAGTTATATGACTGGTTTAAGATCATCAAaagttaaatatattaatggtTTAGCCAAATTAAAAGACAAAAATACAGtatcttattatttaaaagggGATTTATCAAAAGAAGAAACTGTTACagggaaatatattttaatagcAACAGGATGTAGACCACATATACCAGATGATGTTGAAGGTGCTAAAGAATTAAGTATTACATCTgatgatatattttcattaaaaaaagatcCAGGAAAAACATTGGTAGTTGGAGCATCATATGTAGCCTTAGAATGTTCAGGTTTTCTTAATTCATTAGGATATGACGTAACAGTAGCTGTTCGTTCAATAGTCTTAAGAGGTTTTGATCAACAATGTGCCGTTAAAGTAAAACTTTATATGGAAGAACAAGGAGTTATGTTTAAAAATGGCATTTTACCAAAAAAACTAACAAAAAtggatgataaaatattagtCGAATTTAGTGATAAAACTAGTGAATTATATGATACTGTTTTATATGCTATTGGAAGAAAAGGAGACATTGACGGTTTAAATTTAGAATCATTAAATATGAAAgtaaataaaagtaataataaaattatagcTGATAATTTAAGTTGCACTAATATTCCTTCCATATTTGCTGTAGGAGACGTAGCTGAAAATGTTCCTGAATTAGCACCCGTAGCTATAAAAGCAGGAGAAATATTAGCTAGAcgattatttaaaaattcagATGAAATAATggattattcatatattccTACATCTATATATACACCTATTGAATATGGTGCCTGTGGATATTCAGAAGAAAAAgcatatgaattatatggTAAATCAAATGTAGAAGTATTTTTACaagaatttaataatttagaaaTATCAGCTGTTCATCGACAAAAACATATAAGAGCACAAAAAGATGAATATGACTTGGATGTTTCTAGTACATGCTTAGCTAAACTTGTTTGTCTAAAAAATGAAGACAATCGAGTTATTGGGTTCCATTATGTAGGTCCGAATGCAGGAGAAGTTACACAAGGAATGGCTTTAGCTTTAAGATTAAATGTTAAGAAAAAGGACTTTGATAACTGCATAGGTATTCATCCAACAGATGCTGAATCGTTTATGAATTTGTTTGTTACTATTTCTTCTGGATTGTCTTATGCAGCTAAAGGAGGATGCGGAGGTGGAAAATGTggataa
- a CDS encoding DNA-directed RNA polymerase II subunit RPB3, putative, which translates to MTTYNDNTNKHQINITKLTKDELNFTLYNSNSGIANALRRIMLSEIPTLAIDVVNVYENTSAFHDEFIAHRLGLIPIDSRNVNNYEFREKCKCKETCSKCTIQYIIEVKCNNTNKIDVSHYDIESLEHEPNIPMPIPHGNKNSLRENAIPIVTLSKNQTLHMKLIATKGIGKMHAKWVPANVSYRIDHKVLIKHNLIDKLSNEHKLLLANNLNKDCYTLNKNTHDNNNNNIQLKLKEDMSVVMAESSIDLLSELGYKDIIKIVYDESIFHFHVESVGSIPPEQIVQMAIDILENKLKVLEPQIKSSFYSIDEVAKQLKEQGVSLYGIQLDLE; encoded by the coding sequence atgactacctataatgataatacaaaCAAACATCAAATAAATATCACAAAATTAACAAAAGATGAGTTGAattttacattatataatagtaaCTCTGGAATAGCTAATGCATTAAGAAGAATAATGCTATCAGAAATTCCAACATTAGCTATAGATGTAGTAAATGTTTATGAAAATACAAGTGCATTTCATGATGAGTTTATAGCACATCGATTAGGGTTAATACCTATAGATAGTCgtaatgtaaataattatgaatttagagaaaaatgtaaatgtaaAGAAACATGTTCTAAATGTActattcaatatattattgaagtaaaatgtaataatactAATAAAATTGATGTATCACATTATGATATTGAATCATTAGAACATGAACCTAATATACCTATGCCTATTCCACATGGTAATAAAAATTCTTTAAGAGAAAATGCTATACCTATTGTTACTTTATCCAAAAATCAAACATTACATATGAAACTAATAGCTACTAAAGGTATAGGTAAGATGCATGCAAAATGGGTTCCTGCTAATGTATCTTATCGTATAGATCATAAAGTTCTTATTAAACATAATTTAATAGATAAATTATCAAATGAACATAAACTATTATTAGCAAATAATCTAAATAAAGATTGTTatacattaaataaaaatacacatgataataataataataatatacaattaaaattaaaagaagatatGTCTGTTGTTATGGCAGAAAGTTCAATTGATCTTCTATCAGAATTAGGATACaaagatattattaaaattgtttATGATGAATCcatatttcattttcatgTAGAATCTGTTGGATCTATTCCTCCTGAACAAATTGTACAAATGGCAATTgatatattagaaaataaattaaaggTTCTAGAACCACAAATTAAATCATCTTTCTATTCTATAGATGAGGTAGCCAAACAACTAAAAGAACAAGGAGTTTCATTATATGGAATTCAACTAGACTTggaataa
- a CDS encoding lipoate-protein ligase 2: MRIIKCLNEIFRPVLSHLDINNIHRNKKKNILYFIDVSKFHVYEQLLLEESLFRICNNTTEGLNNIGFVIVNNTCEEVNELKSNECSFNNNKKCVVLGISNKINDHIKDINYIKENNISLIKRFTGGGTIYINQNSLLVSLILPHKFEKKKKIYPSNITEWSYNYFYNTKEQINDNRTIKNEQNNVKKNHILFNQYFNYYENDYVYKSYDENNENIILKKVGGNAQSFARNYFLHHTSYIWTCNYNEMNHILLNPYKQPIYRNKRKHQHFLQSIKLCLHKDIYTPNIFIQKLIKHIKYIINYKNSNDQYDYWFLNKIIFKNINDHITINSEHFDDIYLSDINLLQNIFNYYNNSNIFNNMRSTYFLDHEGKKVSDTYYDIPTFFIK, encoded by the coding sequence ATGAGAATAATAAAGTGTCTGAATGAAATATTCAGACCTGTATTATCACActtagatataaataatatacataggaataaaaaaaagaacatcctttattttattgatgTCAGCAAATTTCATGTTTATGAACAACTATTATTAGAAGAAAGTTTATTTCGAATCTGTAATAATACAACAGAAGGATTAAACAATATAGGATTTGTAATTGTTAATAATACATGTGAAGAAGTGAATGAGCTTAAATCAAATGAatgttcttttaataataataagaaatgtGTGGTATTAGGTATTagcaataaaataaatgatcatataaaagatattaattatattaaagaaaataatataagctTAATTAAAAGATTTACAGGGGGAggtactatatatataaatcagaATTCATTATTAGTTTCTTTAATATTACCTCataaatttgaaaaaaaaaaaaaaatttatccaTCAAATATTACAGAATGgtcttataattatttttataataccaaggaacaaataaatgataatagaACAATAAagaatgaacaaaataatgtaaagaaaaatcatattctttttaatcaatattttaattattatgaaaatgattatgtttataaatcttatgatgaaaataatgaaaatattattttaaaaaaagtgGGAGGTAATGCTCAATCTTTTGCaagaaattattttcttcatcatacTTCATATATATGGACATGTAATTACAATGAAATgaatcatatattattaaatccATACAAACAAccaatatatagaaataaaagaaaacatCAACACTTCTTACAGTCAATCAAATTATGTCTacataaagatatatacacacctaatatattcattcaaaaattaattaaacatataaaatatataattaactATAAAAATTCTAATGATCAATATGATTATTGGTTTCttaacaaaattatttttaaaaatattaatgatcaTATAACAATAAATTCAGAACACtttgatgatatatatctctcagatattaatttgttacaaaatattttcaactattataataatagtaatatatttaataatatgagaTCTACTTATTTTTTAGATCATGAGGGAAAAAAGGTTTCTGACACATATTATGATATACCAAcattttttatcaaataa
- a CDS encoding OTU-like cysteine protease, putative, which produces MCLDWKYNYMKTRLKVLENNEKDKEIERKLQNNLNIKSLGYVLKAIEILKRKEKLKKYSTFDRHISYFKKNNINKPQYNEKKILEHRLLSIGCELIEVIGDGNCLFRSISRNLFHKQKYHMYVRRKCVEYMLNYKEEYSIYFENNEFQQYIKNMSKNGYWGDELCIKATADAFDCIIYIITSTLENWHLKYESKNNNGMYKKCVFLAYSSPTHYDCFKLMQR; this is translated from the coding sequence ATGTGTTTGGACtggaaatataattatatgaagacAAGGCTTAAGGTGttagaaaataatgaaaaggaTAAAGAAATCGAAAGgaaattacaaaataatttgaatattAAGAGTTTGGGTTATGTATTAAAAGCTATAgagatattaaaaagaaaagaaaagttgaaaaaatatagtaCATTCGATAGACATATatcttattttaaaaaaaacaatataaataaaccacagtataatgaaaaaaaaatattagaacATAGATTATTGTCCATTGGATGTGAACTCATTGAAGTTATTGGAGATGGGAATTGTTTATTCCGTTCTATATCTCGtaatttatttcataaacaaaaatatcatATGTATGTTAGAAGAAAATGTGTAGAATATATGCTAAATTATAAAGAAGAATATTCTATATActttgaaaataatgaatttcaacaatatataaaaaatatgtcgAAAAATGGTTACTGGGGTGATGAATTATGTATAAAGGCAACAGCTGATGCTTTtgattgtattatatatattataacatctACATTAGAAAATTGgcatttaaaatatgaatctaaaaataataatggtatgtataaaaaatgtgTTTTCTTAGCATATTCTAGTCCAACTCACTACGACTGTTTTAAACTAATGCAAAGGTAG